The stretch of DNA CACATCCCCGGCCGGTCGGGGTCGCCGTCGACCGCCCGCTCCGTGTAGTAGATCGCGTCCGCCGTCACCAGCGGGGCGCTGCTGACGTGGCCGCGGTTCTCGACGGCCCACGCGAGGTCGCCGGTCGCCCGGTCGACGGCGTAGAGGTGCGTGTCGTAGGACCCGACCAGCACGTGGTCGGGCGTGGCGACGACGCTGCCGATGAGCCAGCCGCCGGTCTCGAAGCGCCACTGCTCCTCGCCGGTGTCCCGGTCGAGGGCGTAGAGGTGGTCGTCGTGGCTGCCGACGTAGACGGTGCCGTCGTGGACCGCCGGCGCACACATCGCGTCCGCGCCGGTCTCGAACTCCCAGCGCATCGAGCCGTCGGTCACGTCGACGGCGGTGATCGTCTCGGCCCACGACGGGACGACGGCGACGCCGTCGTCGACGGCGACGGGAGCCTTCACGTCGTCGCCGGTGTCGTAGGTCCAGGCCCGCTCCAGCCCGGGGAACGTCCACGCGTAGACGCGGCCGTCGTTCGAACCGAAGAGGAGGACGCCGTGCTCGCGGTCCAGCGCCACCGTCGAGTGGGGGTGGTTCGTCGGCCGCGTGTCGCGCCACTGGACGCTGCCGGTGGCGGCGTCGACGGCCGCGACGCTGCCGCTCGGGGCCGCGTGTTCGACCGCGACGTACAGCACGCCGTTGTAGTAGGTCGGGCTCGCGCCGATGGCGTCCCCGAGCTCCGTCCGCCAGCGCCGCCGGCCGGTCTCGACGTCGATGGCCGACACCGCGCCGTCGTAGGCCCCGATGTAGGCCGTGCCGTTGGCGACCGCCGGCGTCCCGTGGCTCCCGCGACCCGCGTCGGTGAACGTCGTCGCCCACCGGACCTCGCCGTCGGTCGAGAGCGCGCGGATGCGGCCGGTGTCGTCCGCGACCAGCAGGTCGCCGGTCGGGGCCAGCACCGGGCTCCCCTTCGCGGCCGTGTGGTCGCCCCGGTTCGTCGGGAGCGACCACCGCTTCTCGACGGCCGCGGGGATCGACCGGTCGGTGTACCCCCGGTTCAACAGCCCCTGCCGGAACTGCGTGGCCGCCGTCTCGTCGAGCGCCGTGTCCGCCAGGGGGTCGAACCCCGACTGACAGCCCGCGAGCGACCCGGCGACGGCGGTCCCCAGGCCGGCGAGGAACGTCCGCCGCGTGTGGTCGTCTGCGTGCACGCCCTGCCGTACCGCGCCGGCCCGCTTAAATTGCGCGACGGCGGCGGTCGCTCAAACCGCGCCCGACCGTCCAGAAAGGGTTTAGAACGGGCACGCGACGACGCACCTATGCGACGACGCGCCCTCCTCGCCGCGCTCTCGGCCGGCGTGTCCGGCCTCGCGGGCTGTTCGTTCGGATCGCCGGGCGACGATCGGGCACACACCGCCGTCGATCCCGCCGAGACCGACACGCCGACACACTCGCAGCCGAACACGGACGCCGACGGCGGAGCACGGACCGGCGACCCGCCACG from Haloarcula litorea encodes:
- a CDS encoding PQQ-binding-like beta-propeller repeat protein, with the translated sequence MHADDHTRRTFLAGLGTAVAGSLAGCQSGFDPLADTALDETAATQFRQGLLNRGYTDRSIPAAVEKRWSLPTNRGDHTAAKGSPVLAPTGDLLVADDTGRIRALSTDGEVRWATTFTDAGRGSHGTPAVANGTAYIGAYDGAVSAIDVETGRRRWRTELGDAIGASPTYYNGVLYVAVEHAAPSGSVAAVDAATGSVQWRDTRPTNHPHSTVALDREHGVLLFGSNDGRVYAWTFPGLERAWTYDTGDDVKAPVAVDDGVAVVPSWAETITAVDVTDGSMRWEFETGADAMCAPAVHDGTVYVGSHDDHLYALDRDTGEEQWRFETGGWLIGSVVATPDHVLVGSYDTHLYAVDRATGDLAWAVENRGHVSSAPLVTADAIYYTERAVDGDPDRPGMCYALTPA